The Coregonus clupeaformis isolate EN_2021a chromosome 8, ASM2061545v1, whole genome shotgun sequence genome has a segment encoding these proteins:
- the LOC121572956 gene encoding lens fiber membrane intrinsic protein-like — MYSFMGGGLFCAMVGNILLVVSTATDYWMQYRLSGSFAHQGLWRYCMSGKCYMQTDSIAYWNATRAFMILSGMSCFAGIITGILSFAHFSTFERFNRSFAAGIMFFISTLFVLLAMAIYTGVTVNFLGKRFGDWRFSWSYILGWVALLMTFFAGIFYMCAYRMHECRRGGGPTR; from the exons ATGTATAGCTTCATGGGAGGGGGCCTGTTCTGTGCCATGGTGGGGAACATCCTGCTGGTGGTCTCCACAGCAACAGACTACTGGATGCAGTACCGTCTGTCGGGCAGCTTCGCCCACCAGGGCCTGTGGAGGTACTGCATGTCGGGCAAGTGTTACATGCAGACGGACAGCATCG CATATTGGAATGCCACCCGGGCCTTTATGATCCTGTCAGGTATGTCGTGCTTCGCGGGCATCATCACAGGCATTCTCTCCTTCGCCCACTTCTCCACCTTCGAGAGGTTCAACCGCTCCTTCGCTGCAGGGATCATGTTTTTCATCTCCA CCTTATTTGTTCTGCTGGCGATGGCCATCTACACAGGTGTGACAGTGAACTTCCTGGGCAAGCGCTTTGGTGACTGGCGCTTCTCCTGGTCCTACATACTGGGCTGGGTGGCACTGCTCATGACCTTCTTTGCAG GGATATTTTACATGTGTGCCTACAGAATGCATGAATGTAGGAGAGGGGGCGGTCCTACACGCTAG